The following DNA comes from Diprion similis isolate iyDipSimi1 chromosome 14, iyDipSimi1.1, whole genome shotgun sequence.
aaaacggCGGTGctcagaaaaagaaagatcgAATTTTCAGCGAACATTTTTACGCAAAAAAtgtttgtagaatttttttttttcttaataattGAAGTTCATCGACAAGATTTTGCAATTCtgtgtataaaaatctttGGTTGAAGTGTATCGGATAAatacttgtttgttttttttttcataacccTGCCGcaaattgcgaaaaatttaGTTTCGAGTAAATCGCGTTTAAACAGTAAAtctttttaagaaattttgcCTTTTCTTCACGACAAACTCGTTTCAGCTCCAAACGACTGCGCGCTGAACTGCCGGGCAGTAGGAGAGCGCTTCTACGCCACCCTGGAACCAGCCGTCCTGGATGGAACGCCGTGTCGAGGAAACCCACGACGACGCTCCCGGGTCCCCGGAGTCCTTGCCGTAGGCGCCGCGGATCGTTGGCTCTGCGTCGAGGGCCAGTGCAAGGTGATTTGCAGATCATGCTAGCCACGATAATGCCGTGCCGTTCTGCCCATAAGCCGAGGCGTTTGActcgaatttgttttttttcctccgccTTACATTTTTAACCCCAGCTGCCCAGTTctcatttttacttttgaaaacCGGAAATCCGAGGTCAAAAACATCGACGATATCTATAGTTTCATCGATATAATGTGAGCTATAATGCGTTATGGTAAATACGAAATTAATCTGTAATGCATCCAATTCAGAGAGTGTAATTCGCATTGATCattgggtatatatatatattatatgtatgtatgtatgtacatatattatctTCGTAATTGCTAAAATGTCGTTGAACTTGGAAAATCGAATTTACAGCGATTCGCATCGTCCGGTTGttttagttttaaaaaaaaaaagtcgtgaAAATTTACGATTTAATGATTAATAATTACTGAAAAAGTGGTCAAAACTACTCAGAGCTGTATAGAAAAGATtaatgatacttttttttttttttttttttcaatgggaGGTTTGCAGTCGTCAtttgtttttcggaaaaaCGAAATGTTATCtatgaaaagaaggaaaaaaaaataaaaaataaaaataaccgaaCCGGTTATAGATCGCCAGCATCAATGTAGAAGAAATAGCGAAAAATAGCTTCgagaaacgttgaaaaaatttaaaaaaaaacgttaaaatttGGTTCTTTTTCTCGTTGAAAATAAAGGAGGAAAATTATGCCGAATTTCGAATATCAAGATGACgtatattaaacaaaaaaaacaaaaaaaaaaaaacagtgaattatgaagaatgaaagaacgcgttaaaaactgaaaacatgacctgaataatgatttttcaatttatattctgTATGAGGATTTTTTAAAAGAGAGAATCTCTTTATTTGTCAAACTCCTTTGAAAAGAATTCTTTTCggttaatgaataaaaaatttcaccactcgCATTAGAAAGCGAGAAAGTTATACGGATTAAAAGTCAACTCGAAGCATTAACACCAAGATATAATGTTCAACGGTAAAATCAATTCGATAACGTAGataactgtaattttttctttttacacaaattttcagatttcttttcctttgCCGATGTAATAATGAAGTCAATACTTTCAGGggcacatttttcattttcatgtaACAAAGAAATCATCGGTCAACTGTGGATTTTTCAAGTTGCTGATTATGATTCTGCAGTCAGAATTGAAAActccaaaatggcggatccaaaaTGGTGGCCACTTTTtactaaattcaatttttatcgttcAATTTGCACACGATTTAATatgagggttttttttttaggtcgATGGTAACGATTCTGCAGTCagaattgcaaaattcaaaatggcggattcaatatggcaGCAATTTTCGACTTTTATCGTTCAATTTGCACACGATTCGATGTGAGGGTTTTTTTTAGGTTGCTGGTTACAATTCCGCCGTCagaattgcaaaattcaaaatggcggattcaatatggcaGCAATTTTCGACTAAATTCGACTTTTATCGTTCAATTTGCACACGATTCGATATGAGGGTTTTTTTTAGGTTGCTGGTTACAATTCCGCCGTCagaattgcaaaattcaaaatggcggatccaaatATGGCAGCAATTTTCGACTAAATTCGACTTTTATCGTTCAATTTGCACACGATTCGATATGAGGGTTTTTTTTAGGTTGCTGGTTACAATTCCGCCGTTagaattgcaaaattcaaaatggcggatccaatatggcagcAATTTTCGActaaattcgacttttttcgtTGAGTTTGTAGGTTCAACTGCAAAGatacagtaaaaattttaataaaaaataaaaatataaggaAATTTTACAAAGTCGATTCACCTTTAGAATCATTATAAAGATGCAAAACAGTAATTTCTTGTTTATATTTCGTTAGCCTAACCAGCTTCAACATCGtagataatttaaaaacctggaaatgtaCAAATCTCCTTGAAAATTGCATTCACAGTCGGTTGGATGTGACGGTGTCGTCGGTTCGGGTCGAGTTTATGACGCCTGCGGTGTTTGCGGAGGTGAAGGAAACAGCTGTCGACTTTTCGAAGGTAtttttttggagccaaaattATCGGCCGGTCATCAGCTGGTGACGACCATTCCAAAGGGGGCAATTTCGATCAACATCACGGAAATCCGGCCGTCTAAAAACGCTTTgggtaaaatttatattaatttttaactaaCAATATTAGTTATAGACTAATAATTTTAgtgacaaaataaaacaaaataacaataataataaataaattaataaaaatcgttcCGAAGTATAGAATTTTCAACTCAAATCTAAGACTTCTCTTACAGCGTAtaaattttctccatttttttttttttttttttttttttttttttctcaatcacaACATGTTGGTTAAATgagtgatgtaaaaaaaagctccaattcaatcattcattcaaatttttaaaaactgattcaacgtttttattctattcttctttttcttcataatttttcatctttttcttcatttttcaaatactatTCCGACCCTCTTCAACCCTCGATGAAAGGTTTAACGGTAAAAGTATTTTCgtcgtttcttttctcttccaaaTTTCCTTCGTACGAAATGTATACATAACGTATATCATACACGCAAAAATTAACATACTATACGCGTTTATTGTCGTATACCTTGTACGTATTTAtgtcatatacgtatatattacacacattACGCCTGCGTGATGTTATAAGTCAAGAATTCTATATATAATGCATTACTCATGTGATGAATTGGAcgcatgaaaaagaagaatatttccttttttcacaattcgtAACTAAACTATTGTTCTACACATACGTCGATGTGctaatacataatacataattacacgtatatacaGAGATCTATATGTAATTTGTAttcaatattgttttttttttttgcatacgcGAATATAACGGTAggatcataaaaattttcattcatttgtttctttatttctcttctcttatttgtgatttttccGGCATTTTAGTCTTTTTACACttttccattcattttttcaaacaactcaaaattcatttatttccacTTTTTATTATCACCTTTGTATTTCTGATTGACCATTGAAAAGTATATAATTACGTGCTAAATCTTCTCGAtggtttattataaattagacGGTATTtcacatgaatttttcaatcgttttGTTACATATCATTAAAGTCATTATTgagcaattaatttatttttacgtctttgataaataattgaagcAAAATCCTTTCACGTAAAAAgcttaaaataatttcattttctcttctcatttttttttttcacttgtaatAAGTAGATACGTATAacgttgaaaagaaatatatactTACGGAGTTTAAGAAACAGAAATTTAgaattcgagaatttttacgTCATGATTACATATATACCTTCTTTCTTTACACTCAATACActtgtatatttatttcttatcaaaaatttcttgtatACCCAGCTGTGCAGTTGCAGATTATGATATACAGTTCAAACATTATACGCGAAATATTAtaagatgataataatattttgtattatCGTATAGGTAGAAATTACACCACCTCGGGCCTCGAAAAACTCCAAACttatttatagatttttttttctccctctcttcggaaaattcaatttttatccttgtgaaaataatttctgtaactataaaaagaatcaaaaaaagtcaatttttttttttttttttacaaacatttACGTAATAATTCACCTCGTCACAATAACTCCGAGGTTTATAAAAACTCGACAATTCTTCTTTCTgttataaataagaaattctaagatattcgataaaaatattatattcttatcAACGATTTATGTACGAAAATCAAGCTGATTcatttctaaaattatttctgtacaAAAAGCACTAAATTCcaaggaaaattttgtttcaaactcccttcgataattttacaaattttttctcagacaatcatttcatgaattttttcgttttcagcATTGAGAAGTACGAATGGCAGTTTCATCTTCAACGCTCCGTCTCCGCAGTCATCACTGAGCTCGTCTGGAGCTTACGAAGGTGCTGGGACGGTTTTTTCATACCGTCGGGGAAACCTCATGCATGCTGAAAATATTTGGACCGAAGGTCCGCTCGAAGAGCCCGTAGATCTAATGGCGAGTTGATTTCATTCAGCTTTTTAAcccacaatttttaattcgagTATTTCgattgttggttttttttttgttttttttttttttgttttttttttttaataaaaaattttttcacacgcgCAGATTTTGTCCGAAGACTTGAATCCAGGGatattgtataaatacatGCTGCCGCTCGAGGAGAAACTAGAAGACATCGCGATGCTGGCACCGCCTGTACTCGTtactggtaattacatctcgTTTATACAATATGTTACACATTAGGTCAAGACGATGAAACCGAAGAAAAgtgagaggaagaaaaataagagaagagaagagaaaaaacaacgtTACAATTTTAATTAGCGCAATTACAGAGGGATAGACAAAGAAAGGAATTACATGTTTCTTTAGGTCCCAATGATAGAATCGGCAACGAAATTCCGGAACATTCTGCCCACGTGGGAACGCCGCCATTGGATCCCAACGCgtaagtatttaaaaaaaaaaaaaaaacgaataacgaatgaaagagaaatgagaaaagcAAAATGGAAATCCGTATTACTGACTTTGTATTCGATATCCATGACTAAAGGACCAAGTCCGAAGGTGGGAAGGATGCAGCTCCGGGTCGTCCAGACGACGAGGATGACGATAAGAGGAACTCGAACCAATCAAACGCGGTAGGAAAAATGGCCGGCGATCAACCGGTGCAGACAAAATTGATTGGCAAGAATCAacggaagaggaaaaagaacagGAGCAAGAAAAAGTTCTTCTGGAAAATAGCCTCATTGTCACCTTGCTCGAAGGCCTGTGGCGGTGGTGAGTGATCGAGCTTTTTTTTGGGGTTATGAAAAACTGCGAACCGCAACATGGCGCCGAAGGAAAGTGAGATATAAATCACGTGACGTCTatttaggggggggggggggggggggaatagTGCGAATATCGAGGTTCAAAAATCTTCGTGCAGCACGTCAggcttttgtttttgttaaatTGAATTGACCTGgagtgcaaaaataaaaaaagaaacaagttttataacTAAATACGGGAGCTCTGATCGTCTGCATTTTTTCCTACCAGATGGCGCTGCGTGtcacgaggaaaaaaattgtataatataggtattaaaaagtaaaagtaaatgtTACTGAAATTGGTATATCACTACTTTTAATCCTAAAATCACATTGCTTGTACAATTTTGCATTGAAAGTTAGGAATTATTTCGATTACGAACAGATTCTCTACAATTTGTGTATAATGTGAATATCTGATATCCGAGATCGtgcatttattttatactaactgggtgaaaaaaaaatttttgttgtaaaaaaaaatatatatgtatatatatatatatatatatatatatatatatatacagtaaatATGTAGGTATGATAATTAAATGTACAGCTggtgtatttttaatttttaatttttaatttttaatttttgttttttctaacGACACGAACGCCCATCTTGTTTCGTAACTTTGATAGACAGTGCACCAGTTCTTGGATGAACGCTGGTGAGAGTGATGGCGTGGAAAATGATGCTTGTTCTCGGAAGGCCTGCAGGTCACCCCGTGTCAACGGGCGAagataatttcatcaaattcctaTGTTTTCCATGGAGTATATACATAAGCTGTAATAGCACGCATAAATATAGATACTGACGTAGTTATAAACCGTGCTGCTGTGCAACGCGCAGGCtcttttatataatattacacacCGCGTATTAGTTACAGCAATAACGATAATTCCTCTAATCACTCTCTCCAATATCTTCCCGCTTCTTAGTTCTTTCGAGCTCCAGTTTGTGGCTCATCACTGCCCTAATCGTGACCTGCAAGCcgagtattattttattattttttttttttacacccatAGGAACCGTGGATGCCGTTCTTCAAGAACAAGACCATCCGATTCCGCTATCAGCTCGTAAACCCTGCGAGTTATGAGGGCAGAGAAAATTGTTGGAGAGTTTTAAGGGGGAacgaaacagaaaataaataaataaattaattgatttatttattaattgataaataaatgaaattaaaatttctacaCATGTTTCAAACTTTTGCGCGGAGTATTTTTGTTCTTCGTTCTGATTTTTTAATACGAATTAAAACTCTCCTTTGAAATAgcgggaaattcaatttttcttgcaaTAACATGacgttaatatttttatcaaaaaattgcgATTACAATATTAAACACTCTTAGAAAATATGTGACCAAAAAtggtgttcttttttttttattcttaagcGTGAACTTTCAGTCTTTTTTAGGAATTTTTCGTACTCCcttttcgattttgaaacgcCATTTAATCGTTGACATTTTTCCTCACAGGCGTGCAATACGCGACTTTCAAATGCTTCCGAGAAAGCACGCAGGCCATGGCGCCCGAAAGAAGATGCAAAAACGTTCCTCGACCACCTTCACCACCGCCTCTGAGGTGCAACACGTTGCCGTGTCCCGCCaggttcgaaatttgaaatgtaaCCTCACTAAAATCGGCCAaagaattatcaaaatatcaattttatcgCTAAAAACTGAACAATCTGGTAAACTCTCTCCATAATTTTTAGTCTGGCATACCAAAAGAGCAAAAAGATCTTAATCAACAAATAAAAACAgtaattacaattaatttaaaaaaaatttcgtcaaaattctaatccaaaaatacttttcaccTTTGTCAGATTTTCTTTAGAAACCCCAAATTCTGTGTATTTTCTGTGATCAAACCGATTCCTCGTTATTCTTAACCCGATTGTTACcctaaatttttgttcttataattttctttttttttttctctctttcttaacgtttaattgaaaatttataatcgttTAATTCGCGCAGATGGCGAGCCGGTCCGTGGAGTCCGTGTTCGGTGACTTGCGGCACCGGAATTCAGTCCCGAAAACTCGAATGTGTTCAGGAGTTGAACCCCAAGCTGACAATGCGCGTTGCCTCCGGTGCTTGCATTCAGAAAGCTGATTTAAAAACAACCACTCAGTGCAGGTTGACTTCCTGCATATTTCCTCGGGCTCCTCCTGAGGCGAGGCAAATGCATCCGCAGGTCGAAGCTATCCAAAAGGAATCCCACTGGACGACCGGAAATTGGGGAGAAGTGAGTAGCTAAAAATTGCCGTTTTATTTACTTACCTTAATttgttcttttactttttatttattatttcccaTTATTCGTCgatggtcaatttttttgccatgAATTTTAACGcacttgcgaaaaaaaaaaaaacggttaaCCGAAGTCTATACTAgctgttttaatatttcttaatttttccaagttttcgaTGActgataattattgaaaaattataaaaataacgcGATATTCTTCTGTTTACGAAAAGCTAGATAAATGAAAACTGAATTCTTTGGACTGATGATAGCATAAAATGCGTCATGTAAAAAAGGAGAAATTCTCAACCCCtatattatctttattatttattgccaGTGTTCGAGCACCTGTGGTCCGGCGATTCGTAAAAGAGAGGTGATATGCATAACAGCAGGATCGACAACCTGCCCCGATGAAACAAGACCCGCAAACGAAACAGCTTGCGATTCTTTACCCGAGTGCAACAGGATCCCAGCTCAAAATGCGCCTTGGCTATACACCGACTGGTCGCCTCAGGTGAAAGAGAATAtagtgtaaataataaataataaaaagaaaggaagaaaaacgaggaaaagaaaatatcgaaacatTGGAAtataacgatgataataatgttttatttcttattttctgtATACGCAGTGTTCCGCCGAGTGTGGAATCGGTTTGCGAACACGTCAAATCGTCTGTAGTGACGTTAACGAGGTATTTTGCGACGCCTCGAAAAAACCAAACCTCGACGAATCTTGTACCGGAAATGGTACACACTGTGACCAGATGAGGTATCAGTGGTTCGTTGGAGCCTGGAGTTCGGTGAGTACATTGCTGAAACAAGTTCTGGATTGATTAACGTGACCCGTATTAgacgagaaatgaaaaaaaaaaagcaaacggaaattgaaattaatgtaTATTATTGGCCTGAATTCTGTTTTACGGATGTTGAAAGTGAAACTTGGAGAACGTCGAAGACTCAAATACTGAGAGTAACCCATAAGTCGTATGTTTTCTAAtcacaatattaaaaaatgaaagcaaATACGGCTCAATGAAATTTAGAACAGTATGACGTCACCCATGCTAAGTGATATCAGTTATAAATCCgtattttacaaaatacagtaaaattcaattaatttcaacttgttttttatatttgcaaTTAGCTTCTACACCGAAGACGAAAATATATGACCCAATTAATTTAAGTTGCTtaattttgttggaaaatgcCCTGATGATGTCACAGGCCGGTATCGGCGCCATTTTGAcgccacataacctaagttttcaatttttcagggacggaaattttagtttttcggcttcCAAATTACCAATGTTGTATAAATTAATGACATATCATCaatcatatgaaaaaaatggagaatccAGACTATTCTAGACTAATCTTTTCAGCACgatatgaataatttgaaattacccATGATTCTTCATTTCGCATACGTACTTTTGACACAGTGCACCGTTAGCTGCGGACCCGGTTCTCAGCATCGTGACGTGGCTTGCCTAGCGTCAAGGGGTGGcgatttgaaaatcgttgGAGAAATGAATTGCCGCGAATTGCCACGGCCTGAAGCAGATCAGAGATGCCTAAGACCGCCGTGTCCGGCAGAATGGTTCACCTCCGACTGGTCCGAGGTaaatttccatttccaatTCTAGAACCACcttgatttacaattttttcattatttttaaccCTCAGTGCACCCAGAGTTGTGGACCCGGAACGCAGAGCCGAGTTGTTCGTTGCCTTTTCGAAGGAGTTCCGACGACCGGTTGTGAAAAATCTAGCGAACCAAAATCCCGGAGAATGTGCGAAAAGCAACCGTGCAAATCGAAGTCCAATTTTGACATACCACCGAAATCACCGAAAAGTAAGACATTTTTCGACGTGtagttataggtataaattGTTTACTGAAAACACATTTCTCATTTATCGACAAATATGATatttatgctttttttttttttattgaaaaaaaaaaacataacaaagaataaagaataaagagAAATACGAAACGATGTAGTCAGAAgtacttcacatttttttttattttactttctatTAATTTATATCGCAATCGTTACAATGTGTAataacataatattatatttgtttCCAGAAGTTCACGAAAAGTCCGACTGCGTTGACAAATATCCAAATTGTACTCTGGTCTTGAAGGCTCGATTGTGTCGAATAAAGTACTACAAGCATTCCTGCTGCGGTTGCCGCGACCATCTATGAGTGTAGTCGAATAAttgtataacttttttttaaaacaactcATTTTCACCACAAGACGTTAAATTCTGAAAACGAAGCCTGCGTATGTATACGGTATAGCCGTATTTCgtgttcttctattttttgacGCTTTAAATTTCAgtgtgaatgaaaaagaaataggtGGATAAATAAGGTGTGAAACGCCTGTTGCGATCGAGGGTATCAAtctctaatatatatataacaaagtACGGAATCTCAtttgtttcgaaaaaacaaaaaaaagaaattatacattttattaGAATTGAACTACCgtaatatttcagaatttattttacttctctcAATTCTTTTCGATTGCAGCTTGTCGCGCATGAACAGTATTTGCCAATATCGTTGTTTGGCTGTATGTAAGTGACAAATCGATATTATATTAACGATTAAAGATCTTTCGACGGGCTTATAAGTATGATATCATACCTATCTAAGTACATTTAATTGTAATAGTAcgaatttctattttatatcatatttaaaatttatttctatctattgtgtataaattatcattattgtatcACATTGTCATCAGACTTTATCAATATCGTAATCGAGTAGGTATACATTACATATACACGTGATACACAATGCAGATTTGTTACTAACTAGAAGTATATATAAAGATTTTTAGAAACAATTGAGGTACGAGAAGATTGCCgttttctagattttttcttctttcctaaAGTGACACAGGCGAGGTAATTACGGATTTGAAATCGTGTGAAACGTAAATGtcgtttttttgttatttctcttttatacTTTTGTCCCTCACTTTTCTCTTCGAAAAGATCTATCAATCAGTTTCTTCGTTAATACCTACGTTTTATAGGTTCGAAGGAGATTATGACGCGCGCTATTCATATAAACGTATATAGATGCATTCGTGCATGTATGTACTGCTTTTTAATCGTAGCTTATAAATCATACGTCATATTATCCCgcgtttgaaattataattcagcTAAGCGTACCTACGTAGCGCTGCTTCTACTTCTGTCACTGTCTTACGATGGTCGTTTATTCATGTGGCTGACAGAGTATGATGATggaatatgtacatacatacatatctatgCGACTTGCCGAGAGATTCGTcgcggcaattttttttaaatatactcgCATATATGGATATTTTTTGTCACGTCGCTGTATTTCAACACCTAAGTAAAAATAACTCTTTGGCACGCAGAGATGCGCGATAGTGTGACGAACCGCGGATCTATTCAACCTGATAACTCTTtggaatttataatttaaacgTTGTTGCCCCCCCTCGTCTTCTTTTCTGCAACTAACTTTCATTCGTTATACCTTGTTAAAATGAAACGTGAGAGTAAAATTACGTGAAGATTTTTACGACGATAAAGttatgattaattattccCTGGACCTAAGagaattgtataattattaaaaaaaaaaaaaaaaaaaaaaaaaaaaatacgtaaaattgatcgcaatgaataattattcttataatttgtcaaaaaaaaaaaaaaaaaacaccgtttCTCACTGTTAATCAAggtattcaaatttgttcGTCGAGCTTCTTGTTTCACCCGATGATCTCTTTTCAATGTCAAGTAGCAAGTTTCTTACTTTAATCACGTCGATCGAAAATCGTATGAACACACAACTTCTCAGAGTGGATGAAAGTCATGAAACTATGTATAGGCAATAAGATATATAATTGTGATGTAACGCGATGAACGAAGCGTGTCGATAGTCGGTAATTAATTACTactaatgaatattaaattaacgAGTAacagtataattaattaccaataagtgtaaaaaaaaaaaaaaggataaaagaaattgaatattcaacagcATCTACACACTTTATATAAGTACAATATGTAATGCTTTGAGTTATAATAATTGCGATAAGTGcagttaaatattattatttatatgcgGTTTA
Coding sequences within:
- the LOC124414833 gene encoding thrombospondin type-1 domain-containing protein 4-like; this encodes MQETAAMMTMITDRSKIRTMLFAHIGLVILSSIVWQTVNCDEYRNYPIQVHQMFQEKMLRSSENVERVRGNWGSWAAWSDCSRSCGTGIQSQARDCVPMRGYLRKRSIASIEGQRPEIKPFCIGTYKRYHVCNTQECPDFRDIRAQQCAKYNGKFYKGQSYQWEPFPDAPNDCALNCRAVGERFYATLEPAVLDGTPCRGNPRRRSRVPGVLAVGAADRWLCVEGQCKSVGCDGVVGSGRVYDACGVCGGEGNSCRLFEGIFLEPKLSAGHQLVTTIPKGAISINITEIRPSKNALALRSTNGSFIFNAPSPQSSLSSSGAYEGAGTVFSYRRGNLMHAENIWTEGPLEEPVDLMILSEDLNPGILYKYMLPLEEKLEDIAMLAPPVLVTGPNDRIGNEIPEHSAHVGTPPLDPNATKSEGGKDAAPGRPDDEDDDKRNSNQSNAVGKMAGDQPVQTKLIGKNQRKRKKNRSKKKFFWKIASLSPCSKACGGGVQYATFKCFRESTQAMAPERRCKNVPRPPSPPPLRCNTLPCPARWRAGPWSPCSVTCGTGIQSRKLECVQELNPKLTMRVASGACIQKADLKTTTQCRLTSCIFPRAPPEARQMHPQVEAIQKESHWTTGNWGECSSTCGPAIRKREVICITAGSTTCPDETRPANETACDSLPECNRIPAQNAPWLYTDWSPQCSAECGIGLRTRQIVCSDVNEVFCDASKKPNLDESCTGNGTHCDQMRYQWFVGAWSSCTVSCGPGSQHRDVACLASRGGDLKIVGEMNCRELPRPEADQRCLRPPCPAEWFTSDWSECTQSCGPGTQSRVVRCLFEGVPTTGCEKSSEPKSRRMCEKQPCKSKSNFDIPPKSPKKVHEKSDCVDKYPNCTLVLKARLCRIKYYKHSCCGCRDHL